In Leptospira ellinghausenii, the following proteins share a genomic window:
- a CDS encoding GyrI-like domain-containing protein — METKILTIEQKCLVGKKLEMSLANPSETEGFTLMSGMYVEFLYKGLPSEAGPFFHSIFMDWLPNSNFELDNRPHFEVMGEKYKNDDPDSEELVYIPIVSR, encoded by the coding sequence ATGGAAACAAAGATCTTAACAATAGAGCAAAAGTGTTTGGTTGGGAAAAAATTGGAGATGTCTTTAGCGAATCCATCTGAAACAGAAGGATTTACACTTATGAGTGGTATGTATGTTGAATTTCTTTACAAAGGATTACCAAGTGAAGCAGGGCCTTTTTTCCATTCGATTTTTATGGATTGGTTACCAAATTCAAACTTCGAATTAGACAATCGTCCTCATTTTGAAGTGATGGGAGAGAAATATAAAAACGACGATCCAGATTCCGAAGAACTGGTTTATATTCCGATTGTTTCGCGCTAA
- a CDS encoding chitobiase/beta-hexosaminidase C-terminal domain-containing protein codes for MKRKILTVLLLGLSLYHCNGFLLPKDKQNQSSFLASFLGLFIGNPDTSRSVSAEVGPNGGTLQASDGSFSFEIPAGALAETKVITISRNVNPNGSIPTEYNSTSPVFKFEPEGLKFLKPAYLNINYDQGRLPEAGIEERSIGMYYVKDDSTLEKMKKVSVDYSSNTIKVEVVHFSFGVGLNIQIWLVSSGIITNPNPVSNIANKVIEELANYADYGYASVSEYYQANAGILGPFINQIVAVLGTDPITAAFPTADFDGDGAPNFEDPMVPSLGPVITVNSISAPNVSTLSGSILSTEIQWKSSKTGTYSIRKNAADCNSGTVLYSGNVTANVNQTSGSILASSLNLGTNALRICVTSSGVTGFGVASVNRDDTVPGVTIFPSGGNYGTVQSVVLNCSDVGGAGCSKVIYTTNGTTPSFGANCSVNAGSVYTTSIPTPNQTTTTFKVRTCDQAGNQSIVYSETYTVDTVVPTITINSVLPSTHLKSGQIATISWKSDKEGNYILKQGTSCAAGTPLVGTNVSGTVAANESVTSEIPVASLGAEGNKTVLVCVANLIGTNGSSSVSYIVDFASPVITSSVANGTYSAPQTLTITCDDVPSGCHEIIYTVNGSSPSFDSSGAILNGQLYTGSIITPNNTVLEYRFLAKDHAGNVSAELVRNFTIGELIPKFTSFEVPGAAISTTINETAKTITILVNKTNTPEYNVTYTVENASSVVLTNSLPSQIPFQQNDSIPVIWDYSRKLVKELTLMSPTGNSVNYKIFTIGFDVRIHTPPASNLSTKTSANIQINGWFSENVKFRIESIHGNVDLTQCVRMPYGEEIQYHICHNIPLFPNPNGYYLDFVVTDVAPYKSYKVQKATKLIGTKNGVGFENGEIPYCILHYPTSMNVQVGPTATESNWIYSRVYYPNVTNNLIDNTLITGEIGYGPQGTDPRTNESWLYFPMTFNPTTFIDNTNNSEYAGKFKFQPYTSVSTHSYVARFSIDGGLNYTYCDTNGNGSDYFTYGQIYPELQFSPTLLGTLNLTQ; via the coding sequence ATGAAACGAAAAATACTGACTGTACTACTTTTAGGGTTATCCTTATATCACTGTAATGGTTTTCTACTCCCGAAAGACAAACAAAACCAATCTTCCTTTTTAGCTTCTTTTTTAGGTCTTTTCATTGGTAATCCAGATACTTCTCGATCTGTTTCTGCTGAGGTCGGACCCAATGGTGGTACTTTGCAAGCATCAGATGGTAGTTTCTCATTTGAAATTCCAGCTGGGGCACTTGCAGAAACGAAAGTCATCACCATCAGTCGCAATGTGAATCCGAATGGATCGATTCCCACTGAATACAATTCCACAAGTCCTGTTTTTAAATTCGAACCAGAGGGATTAAAGTTTTTAAAGCCAGCTTACTTAAATATCAATTACGACCAAGGTAGACTACCTGAAGCTGGAATTGAAGAACGTAGTATTGGTATGTATTACGTAAAAGATGATTCGACTTTGGAAAAAATGAAGAAAGTTTCTGTGGATTATTCTTCTAACACGATAAAGGTGGAAGTTGTTCATTTTTCGTTTGGAGTTGGATTAAACATTCAAATTTGGCTAGTCTCAAGTGGAATTATAACCAATCCCAATCCAGTTTCGAATATAGCTAATAAGGTGATCGAGGAATTGGCAAATTATGCTGACTACGGATATGCAAGTGTTAGCGAGTATTACCAAGCGAACGCGGGTATTCTTGGACCTTTTATCAATCAGATAGTAGCAGTTTTGGGAACTGATCCGATTACAGCTGCTTTTCCTACTGCAGATTTTGATGGAGATGGTGCACCTAACTTTGAAGATCCGATGGTACCTTCACTTGGTCCCGTTATTACAGTGAATTCTATTTCCGCTCCCAATGTGAGTACGCTTTCTGGTTCAATCCTTTCGACAGAGATCCAATGGAAATCTTCGAAAACAGGGACATATTCCATTCGTAAAAATGCTGCCGATTGTAATTCAGGAACCGTTTTGTATTCAGGGAATGTGACAGCTAATGTAAACCAAACCTCAGGTTCGATTCTTGCGTCATCCTTAAACTTGGGTACCAATGCACTTCGCATTTGTGTGACAAGCAGTGGAGTAACAGGTTTTGGTGTTGCGTCTGTTAACCGAGATGACACAGTCCCTGGTGTTACAATTTTCCCTTCAGGTGGAAATTATGGTACAGTTCAATCGGTCGTTTTGAATTGTTCCGATGTAGGGGGTGCTGGTTGTTCTAAAGTAATTTATACAACAAATGGTACTACTCCATCCTTTGGTGCCAACTGTTCGGTAAATGCTGGTAGTGTATACACAACTTCAATCCCTACTCCAAACCAAACAACCACAACATTTAAAGTAAGAACTTGTGACCAAGCAGGGAACCAGTCTATTGTCTATAGTGAAACATATACAGTGGATACTGTTGTTCCAACGATCACTATCAATAGTGTTCTTCCTTCAACCCATTTAAAATCCGGACAAATAGCTACAATCAGTTGGAAGTCAGATAAAGAAGGAAACTACATTTTGAAACAAGGTACTTCTTGTGCTGCCGGAACTCCTCTCGTTGGAACGAATGTTTCGGGAACAGTGGCGGCCAATGAATCAGTTACTTCTGAAATTCCCGTTGCTTCACTTGGTGCGGAAGGGAATAAAACTGTATTGGTTTGTGTGGCTAATTTAATCGGAACAAATGGTTCATCTTCTGTTTCCTATATTGTCGATTTTGCAAGTCCAGTGATCACTTCTTCTGTTGCGAATGGAACGTATTCAGCACCACAGACACTCACCATCACTTGTGATGATGTACCTTCAGGTTGCCACGAGATCATTTATACAGTCAATGGATCTTCTCCATCTTTTGATTCCTCAGGTGCCATTCTGAATGGTCAATTGTATACAGGTTCGATCATCACACCTAACAATACTGTGTTGGAATATCGCTTTTTGGCAAAAGACCATGCAGGAAATGTTTCCGCGGAGCTTGTTCGAAATTTTACGATTGGGGAATTGATACCCAAGTTTACTTCGTTTGAAGTTCCTGGTGCTGCAATATCAACAACAATCAATGAGACAGCAAAAACCATTACGATATTAGTCAATAAAACAAATACGCCGGAATATAATGTAACGTATACTGTCGAAAATGCGAGTTCGGTTGTACTTACAAATTCTTTGCCTTCTCAGATTCCTTTTCAACAGAATGATTCTATTCCAGTGATTTGGGATTATTCAAGAAAATTAGTGAAAGAACTAACTCTTATGAGTCCCACTGGCAATTCAGTAAATTATAAGATTTTTACAATTGGATTTGATGTGAGAATTCATACGCCTCCTGCATCTAATTTATCCACTAAAACTTCAGCGAACATACAGATCAATGGTTGGTTTAGTGAAAATGTAAAATTTAGGATAGAATCAATACATGGTAATGTTGATTTAACTCAATGTGTAAGAATGCCTTATGGAGAAGAAATTCAATATCACATTTGTCACAATATTCCTTTATTTCCAAATCCCAATGGTTATTATTTAGATTTTGTTGTAACAGATGTAGCTCCGTACAAAAGTTATAAAGTTCAAAAAGCAACAAAACTAATTGGAACAAAAAACGGTGTTGGTTTTGAAAATGGTGAAATTCCTTATTGTATTTTGCATTATCCAACTTCGATGAATGTTCAAGTTGGGCCGACAGCGACAGAATCAAATTGGATCTACTCTAGAGTTTATTATCCAAATGTTACTAACAATTTAATTGATAATACTCTGATCACAGGCGAAATCGGATATGGACCTCAAGGTACGGATCCACGAACTAATGAAAGCTGGCTGTATTTTCCGATGACATTCAATCCCACTACGTTCATTGATAATACAAATAATTCGGAATATGCAGGAAAATTTAAATTCCAGCCATATACGAGTGTATCTACGCATTCCTATGTTGCAAGATTTTCAATCGATGGTGGTTTGAACTATACCTATTGTGATACCAATGGAAATGGATCAGACTATTTCACCTATGGTCAAATTTATCCAGAATTGCAATTTAGTCCTACTTTACTTGGCACATTAAATTTGACTCAATAA
- a CDS encoding DUF1554 domain-containing protein, whose protein sequence is MQYLILLLFFLFFQCTQPELNNPSDFQSNSFKENETLLCLTGQLSACNLPVPVCTECRFYSTSITYVGNRNGIAGADAICMSDAKKPPLPSRAVYKAFLVDDVNRIACTTSNCTTGGNSEHKDWILKPNTSYYRTGDSQKFAVTDNFGIFTSQLLDVDVNALSNIHTGLATGGWTTRTNNHCNRWTDGTGINNSGVAATGTSIFTSTLGSCNALSVILCVEQ, encoded by the coding sequence ATGCAGTATTTGATTTTGCTTTTGTTTTTCCTATTTTTCCAGTGCACACAGCCGGAACTTAATAATCCGAGTGATTTCCAATCCAATTCTTTTAAGGAAAATGAAACTCTTCTGTGTCTCACGGGGCAATTATCTGCTTGTAACCTCCCCGTACCTGTTTGTACTGAATGTAGATTTTACTCCACAAGTATAACCTATGTTGGGAATCGAAATGGAATTGCAGGTGCTGACGCCATTTGCATGAGTGATGCAAAAAAACCGCCACTTCCAAGTCGAGCCGTCTATAAAGCCTTTCTTGTGGATGATGTGAATCGTATTGCCTGTACAACTTCAAATTGTACGACAGGTGGAAATTCAGAACATAAAGATTGGATTTTAAAACCAAATACCTCTTATTATAGAACTGGAGACTCCCAAAAATTTGCGGTAACTGATAATTTTGGAATCTTTACTTCACAATTATTAGATGTTGATGTCAATGCACTATCAAACATACATACCGGTCTTGCAACTGGTGGTTGGACAACACGCACAAATAACCATTGTAATCGTTGGACGGATGGAACTGGTATAAACAATTCGGGTGTTGCAGCAACGGGCACATCAATTTTCACTTCAACTTTAGGGAGTTGTAATGCACTTTCCGTTATCTTATGTGTGGAACAATAG
- a CDS encoding flagellar motor protein MotB, translating into MRRRSRFVSKQEEHVEAHDRWLLTYADMITLLLGLFIILYAVSKVDSKRLNEVAKDIKRGFGLNVSSVGALLDGGSGILEDDTMVPKSEVFRLWERIGFALKTLKEKAKLKLGLAETEELKLTFAGSDLASDDVLKSDPDLKFAFEQLAILSKGMDIDIVVRVHIPYESQIDKSKFQNSWDYHSNRASLLAEKLVNEYGIPKEQVSVQGYAMFQKSKTSDTPEKKANEERIEILIRKKETAENAK; encoded by the coding sequence ATGAGAAGACGATCCCGTTTTGTTTCCAAACAAGAAGAACATGTAGAAGCTCACGATCGTTGGTTGTTAACTTATGCCGATATGATTACACTTTTATTGGGATTGTTCATTATTCTTTATGCAGTGAGTAAAGTTGATTCCAAACGATTGAACGAAGTGGCAAAAGACATCAAACGAGGATTCGGATTGAATGTAAGTTCCGTTGGTGCCCTTCTTGATGGTGGTTCAGGGATTTTAGAAGATGATACCATGGTTCCAAAATCGGAAGTATTTCGACTTTGGGAAAGAATTGGTTTTGCACTCAAAACTCTGAAAGAAAAGGCAAAATTAAAACTGGGCCTTGCCGAAACCGAAGAATTAAAACTAACATTCGCAGGTTCGGATCTTGCTTCGGATGACGTATTAAAGTCAGATCCCGATCTTAAGTTTGCCTTTGAACAGTTGGCAATTTTATCCAAAGGAATGGATATTGATATTGTTGTCCGTGTTCATATTCCTTACGAATCTCAAATTGATAAATCCAAATTCCAAAACTCTTGGGATTATCATTCCAATCGAGCTTCTTTACTCGCTGAAAAATTGGTAAACGAATACGGAATTCCTAAGGAACAAGTATCTGTGCAAGGTTATGCGATGTTTCAAAAATCTAAAACTTCCGATACACCTGAAAAAAAAGCGAATGAAGAACGAATCGAAATTTTAATTCGAAAAAAAGAAACAGCCGAGAATGCGAAATGA
- a CDS encoding DUF1579 domain-containing protein, with product MTTNKFDISLQDGAHKHLKQLLGHWQGTTKTWFEKDVLADESEAETTVTSLLGGRFICLDTKSSLEGKPFEGKMIVGYDIPYQRYTSSWIDSFHMGTQIMLSSGPQKENGFVMTGSYGNPEYGDDLWGWRTEFQILSDSEFSLITYNISPKGEEAKATETFYKKVG from the coding sequence ATGACAACTAACAAATTTGACATATCGTTACAAGATGGTGCACACAAACATTTAAAACAACTCCTCGGGCATTGGCAAGGAACCACAAAAACTTGGTTTGAAAAAGATGTATTGGCTGATGAATCAGAAGCAGAAACAACCGTCACAAGTCTATTAGGTGGTCGGTTCATTTGCCTAGATACCAAAAGTAGTTTAGAAGGGAAACCATTCGAAGGGAAAATGATCGTAGGATATGATATCCCTTACCAAAGGTACACGAGTTCTTGGATTGATAGTTTTCATATGGGAACACAAATCATGTTGTCTAGTGGACCACAAAAAGAAAATGGATTCGTTATGACTGGATCTTATGGAAACCCAGAATATGGAGACGACCTTTGGGGCTGGAGGACAGAGTTTCAAATCTTGAGTGACTCAGAATTTTCTCTCATAACCTATAATATAAGCCCCAAGGGCGAAGAGGCAAAAGCTACGGAAACATTTTACAAAAAGGTTGGTTAA
- a CDS encoding LIC13341 family surface-exposed protein — translation MNFSRSSYDSLFFVFFLLIFFPFCSQKEHPSEKEIRLAVYGKEEGDPIRILGQKQINLDETQEMETLVLFQSGQSEVVSAFRKEGSSWSFLWKLEFFLKDLGPMYYDGKQNKWLAGSISGKEKPTFAGDCLRRIVVAELPGDNFNSVFIEVLSEEPPLGLFSVPMGYRKGKKIWDGYQLKEHEELKRSKRVEFEYSAKDKSFRIFPTNPNYSQEFVFNGWEMIANLPMQPVPSFVSLEVEPKFEIGKESLVTLQLKNRGNYVSLTYLSLSFPDSGSLRLANETQGVRLYKKGDIVYNVVQNKKIPAEYPLLEVTKEGWANNFRYGVKFYYTPSSTDTPRILFRSTYKFYQEIISIPNQYSIAPFERDQQGFPSYILNGMIN, via the coding sequence ATGAATTTTTCCCGTTCTTCCTACGATTCATTGTTTTTTGTCTTTTTTCTCCTGATTTTTTTTCCGTTTTGTTCCCAAAAGGAACACCCTTCTGAGAAGGAAATCCGTTTGGCTGTTTACGGAAAAGAAGAGGGGGATCCCATCCGTATCCTTGGTCAAAAACAAATCAATTTGGATGAAACGCAAGAAATGGAAACTCTTGTTTTGTTCCAATCTGGGCAAAGTGAAGTGGTGTCTGCATTTCGCAAAGAGGGGTCTAGTTGGTCCTTTTTATGGAAGTTAGAATTTTTTCTAAAAGATTTAGGGCCTATGTATTATGACGGCAAACAAAACAAGTGGTTAGCTGGATCCATTTCAGGAAAAGAAAAACCAACGTTTGCTGGTGATTGTTTGAGACGAATTGTCGTTGCAGAACTACCTGGAGATAATTTTAATTCTGTATTCATAGAAGTTTTGTCCGAGGAACCACCGTTAGGTTTATTTTCAGTTCCAATGGGATACCGCAAAGGCAAAAAAATTTGGGATGGTTACCAACTCAAAGAACATGAAGAATTGAAACGAAGCAAACGTGTTGAGTTTGAATACAGTGCTAAAGACAAGTCATTTCGAATTTTTCCAACCAATCCTAATTATTCACAAGAATTTGTGTTTAATGGATGGGAAATGATTGCAAACCTTCCAATGCAACCTGTTCCTTCTTTTGTATCCTTAGAAGTAGAGCCAAAGTTTGAAATAGGAAAAGAATCTCTTGTGACTTTACAACTTAAGAACAGGGGCAATTATGTGAGTTTAACGTATCTCTCTCTTTCCTTTCCCGATTCTGGATCTCTTCGATTGGCAAATGAAACACAAGGTGTTCGATTGTATAAAAAGGGAGATATTGTTTATAATGTGGTTCAAAATAAAAAAATCCCAGCGGAATATCCATTATTAGAAGTTACAAAGGAAGGATGGGCAAATAACTTTCGTTATGGTGTTAAATTCTACTATACTCCAAGTTCTACCGATACACCTCGAATTTTATTCCGTTCAACTTATAAGTTTTATCAAGAAATCATTTCGATTCCCAATCAATATTCAATCGCACCTTTTGAAAGAGACCAACAAGGTTTCCCATCTTACATTTTGAATGGGATGATAAATTAA
- a CDS encoding dihydrofolate reductase family protein: MRKLIMWNLITLDGYFEGEKNWDLSFHGLVWGKELEELSLIQLRSADYLVFGATTYQGMADYWTSAPEDEGEVAKFMNSLPKLVCSTTLQSAKWNKTTITKDAVKEVTKLKNEGTGNMFVFGSGILSASLMKANLFDEYRICITPIFLGKGKKLFQEGIPNIPLKLTETNSLSSGAVILRYTPETN; this comes from the coding sequence ATGAGAAAATTAATCATGTGGAATTTAATCACCTTAGACGGATACTTCGAAGGTGAAAAAAATTGGGACCTTAGTTTCCACGGACTTGTTTGGGGAAAAGAATTAGAAGAACTTAGTCTCATCCAACTGCGGTCAGCCGACTACCTTGTGTTTGGTGCTACAACTTACCAAGGAATGGCCGATTATTGGACTAGTGCCCCAGAGGATGAAGGGGAAGTTGCCAAATTCATGAACAGCCTCCCTAAACTTGTATGTTCTACGACACTCCAATCCGCAAAATGGAACAAGACCACAATTACAAAAGATGCGGTGAAAGAAGTCACAAAATTAAAAAACGAAGGTACGGGAAATATGTTTGTTTTTGGAAGTGGAATCTTATCGGCATCTTTGATGAAAGCAAATCTATTCGACGAATACCGGATCTGCATCACTCCTATATTTTTAGGGAAGGGAAAAAAACTATTCCAAGAAGGAATTCCAAACATTCCCTTAAAACTAACGGAGACAAATTCACTTTCGTCTGGTGCAGTGATCCTTCGTTATACGCCTGAGACAAATTAG
- a CDS encoding PAS domain S-box protein — protein MIEQYFRAILDNSPENIVLLGKNHEVLAFNQTIQNILYKYHNILLQVGDLYYPKFVIEENRNLYLQAFESAINGKPFITQNYTSNENVSLWFEYKMQPVYIENNLLGVTLTAKDITAEKEAELKIIDLSEKLKAILDNTDESITLLDLNYKILAINEIGAKTLTKNTNANTFIGNDFREYVPDETNLFYHYYNKAIKGEKNSIEIPYQNFSGESIIYQTKFNPVYDRNQIQIGVSIFAKDITDKKRLEGSLLESEERFRKITELAPVGIIITDDKLKISYANSYVKKLLGYTLEDLLDLNISNIIQNIEITENGRIEVDKLDLGLKDIFFDQEKFKAIRKDKQINTINLSSTLIVNQKKSGYIFVFQDVTSIESKNTKIEEQNRKLRDIAWYQSHVIRSPLSRIMGLISLLEDNKLNSEETDFCYQSILESAHELDEVIHKVVNKVI, from the coding sequence TTGATCGAACAATATTTTAGAGCAATTCTAGATAATAGCCCAGAAAACATAGTTCTATTGGGGAAAAATCATGAAGTTCTTGCTTTTAACCAAACGATACAGAATATTCTTTATAAATATCATAATATACTATTACAAGTTGGAGATTTATACTATCCTAAATTTGTTATAGAAGAAAATCGAAATTTATATCTCCAAGCATTTGAATCCGCAATAAATGGAAAACCATTTATCACACAAAATTATACTTCAAATGAAAACGTTTCTTTATGGTTTGAGTATAAAATGCAACCAGTATATATAGAAAACAATTTATTGGGAGTTACTCTTACTGCAAAAGATATCACGGCAGAAAAGGAAGCAGAACTTAAAATTATTGATCTTTCAGAGAAACTAAAAGCAATTTTAGACAATACTGACGAATCAATTACTTTACTTGATTTAAATTATAAGATACTAGCAATCAATGAAATCGGAGCCAAAACGCTTACAAAAAACACAAATGCAAACACTTTTATAGGAAACGATTTTCGGGAATACGTACCCGATGAGACAAATCTATTTTATCATTATTATAATAAAGCTATCAAAGGTGAAAAAAATTCGATCGAAATTCCTTATCAAAACTTTAGTGGGGAGAGCATAATTTACCAGACCAAGTTCAATCCGGTATATGATAGAAACCAAATTCAAATTGGTGTATCTATATTTGCTAAAGATATAACTGACAAAAAAAGATTAGAAGGATCATTGCTTGAAAGCGAAGAAAGATTTCGAAAAATTACTGAATTAGCACCAGTTGGAATTATAATAACAGATGATAAATTAAAGATTTCGTATGCTAACTCTTATGTAAAAAAATTATTAGGATATACGCTCGAAGATCTTTTAGATTTAAATATTTCCAATATAATTCAAAACATTGAGATAACGGAAAATGGAAGAATCGAAGTTGACAAACTTGACTTGGGATTAAAAGACATTTTCTTTGATCAAGAGAAATTTAAAGCAATTAGAAAAGATAAACAGATTAATACTATCAATTTAAGTTCAACTTTAATCGTTAATCAAAAAAAATCAGGCTATATATTTGTTTTCCAAGATGTTACTAGTATTGAAAGTAAAAATACGAAAATAGAGGAACAAAATAGGAAACTCAGAGACATTGCTTGGTACCAATCTCATGTAATAAGATCACCGTTATCAAGAATAATGGGATTAATTTCTTTATTAGAAGATAACAAATTGAATAGTGAAGAAACAGATTTTTGCTATCAATCGATACTAGAAAGCGCTCATGAACTTGACGAAGTCATCCACAAAGTAGTAAATAAGGTTATATAA
- a CDS encoding LA_2478/LA_2722/LA_4182 family protein, which yields MKPILFATKYRVNLKQVASLCLFFLFLLLFVTCKKEKGINHIEWQNESLGLTSELCKKFRECFDTEWKSIPENLKKFTEGRLEESNCQKRFRESNAYKLIGNDPKLIQSSYEECHNLVMVMTCSELQSGKMDSINACVTFQQIQNR from the coding sequence ATGAAACCAATCCTTTTCGCCACAAAATACCGAGTCAATTTGAAACAAGTTGCAAGTTTATGTTTGTTTTTTTTATTCTTGTTACTCTTTGTAACCTGTAAAAAAGAAAAAGGTATCAATCACATTGAATGGCAAAATGAATCCTTGGGTTTAACATCTGAACTATGTAAAAAATTTCGTGAGTGTTTCGATACGGAATGGAAATCAATTCCCGAAAATTTAAAAAAATTTACGGAAGGTCGATTGGAAGAATCAAACTGCCAAAAACGATTCCGTGAAAGTAATGCATACAAATTGATAGGTAATGATCCTAAGTTAATCCAATCTTCTTACGAAGAATGTCACAACTTGGTAATGGTCATGACTTGTTCGGAATTACAATCTGGAAAAATGGATTCCATCAATGCCTGTGTTACATTCCAACAAATTCAAAATCGATAA
- a CDS encoding FFLEELY motif protein has protein sequence MKSNKITEEILVARREIVRVQVERFHLFYTDFFHRTETIAMAKFFFETVYNLDGKEEWENLAFQTYDKVKNMLKEGTRESIERLMELNSITDELDIQMAKLLLAKGWVYGNEISQDEYFQLFCELDKRDLRKKQLEVVLFNLKKFYELAHKPVSAYIIKPAAMMSKLLGVYPLFKKVEQGYYATLPVNQMLFDEFYVLVQEKEWDFLYKAFPSLKEEL, from the coding sequence ATGAAATCAAATAAAATTACAGAGGAAATCTTAGTAGCGAGGCGAGAAATTGTTCGAGTCCAAGTGGAACGATTTCATTTGTTTTATACTGATTTTTTCCACAGAACAGAAACGATTGCTATGGCAAAGTTTTTCTTTGAAACAGTATATAATTTGGATGGTAAGGAAGAATGGGAAAACCTCGCATTCCAAACTTATGACAAAGTGAAAAACATGTTAAAAGAAGGTACTCGTGAAAGTATCGAACGATTGATGGAATTAAATTCAATTACAGATGAATTGGATATCCAAATGGCAAAACTTTTATTAGCAAAAGGTTGGGTTTATGGAAATGAAATTAGCCAAGACGAATACTTCCAATTGTTTTGCGAATTGGACAAACGAGATCTTCGAAAAAAACAATTAGAAGTGGTACTCTTCAATTTAAAAAAATTCTACGAACTTGCACATAAACCAGTTAGTGCTTATATCATCAAACCCGCTGCGATGATGTCAAAACTACTAGGTGTGTATCCCCTCTTTAAAAAAGTAGAACAAGGATATTATGCAACTTTGCCCGTGAATCAAATGTTATTCGACGAATTTTATGTTTTAGTCCAAGAGAAAGAGTGGGATTTTCTCTACAAAGCCTTTCCATCACTTAAAGAGGAATTATGA
- a CDS encoding tetratricopeptide repeat protein — MIKQLLILSSILLLSFQVQSEESKPSLDCTKTVRPSFPAKVVRMNHLDSTQKVGDRLEAGQTAGTMSALPEVVSPLFESQFRKAEQLYSEKKFDEVIMILEPTLKVEKRNPFLWNLYARALYAAKRKKESFSAYQTLLSINDADETYNEDGSPNLVIIDVWFLEAYWKISSIYLDQGEYAKSIFYNRKMLDIVTFANKKYDPNNMIYNVTALSYLAEAYYFLNLKEPNNFYACETLKLDPNNQYVLQFLL; from the coding sequence ATGATCAAACAACTCCTGATTCTCTCTTCCATCTTACTCTTGAGTTTCCAAGTACAATCAGAAGAATCAAAACCAAGTTTAGATTGTACAAAGACAGTTCGTCCCAGTTTTCCAGCAAAAGTTGTGCGTATGAACCATTTAGATTCTACTCAGAAAGTGGGAGATCGTTTGGAAGCAGGACAAACAGCAGGGACAATGAGTGCCCTTCCTGAAGTTGTTTCTCCATTGTTTGAATCCCAATTCAGAAAAGCAGAACAACTGTATTCTGAAAAAAAATTCGATGAAGTCATTATGATATTAGAACCAACTCTAAAAGTCGAAAAACGAAATCCTTTTTTATGGAACTTATACGCAAGGGCATTGTATGCAGCGAAGCGGAAAAAGGAAAGTTTTTCAGCATACCAAACTCTACTTTCCATTAATGATGCAGACGAAACCTATAATGAAGATGGATCACCTAATCTCGTGATCATTGATGTATGGTTTTTGGAAGCGTATTGGAAAATAAGTTCGATATACCTTGACCAAGGCGAATATGCAAAATCCATTTTTTATAACCGAAAAATGTTAGATATTGTCACTTTTGCGAATAAAAAATATGATCCAAATAACATGATCTATAATGTAACTGCATTGAGTTACTTAGCAGAAGCTTATTATTTCCTAAATCTAAAAGAACCTAACAATTTCTATGCTTGTGAGACGTTAAAATTAGATCCCAATAATCAGTATGTGTTACAATTTTTATTATAA